A single Streptomyces sannanensis DNA region contains:
- a CDS encoding MFS transporter yields MSIDSLRRSARATVSGLPGGFWWLWLSTLVNRTGAFVLTFLSLYLTQELGYSAWYAGLVVALHGLGGVAGSPLGGMLTDRWGRRPTMVAMHLSGAVCAAALALVTSAWGIAVVVLLMGVAMQAVRPSINATIADMVPQPDLRRAYALNYWALNLGFAIAAMGGGAAIVLGYRTLFVVDAVATALCALIVFLRLPETRPETPRDTAGNAVEEQRVSVLDVLRDAPFRTLVLLNLLVCLVFTAPWVGLPLTMVEEGLPPSSYGMVIAVNGVVIVAFQLLVNKITDKRSPVMLLTVSSLLFAAGTGATALAGTPVAFAATVVVWTIGEMVHVPTNAAATARLAPEHARGRYQGVMGMSWAVAGFVAPILAGWVVDGPGSDVLWLACAVIGGAAAVGYATRLRRALAEEPAAGGAAAGAGATGEAETTASVGS; encoded by the coding sequence ATGTCCATCGACTCGCTCAGACGATCAGCACGCGCGACCGTCTCCGGCCTCCCCGGTGGCTTCTGGTGGCTCTGGCTCTCGACTCTCGTCAACCGCACCGGCGCTTTCGTCCTCACCTTCCTCTCCCTCTATCTGACCCAGGAGCTCGGCTACTCGGCCTGGTACGCCGGTCTCGTCGTCGCCCTGCACGGTCTCGGCGGCGTCGCGGGATCGCCGCTCGGCGGCATGCTCACCGACCGGTGGGGCCGGCGGCCCACGATGGTCGCCATGCACCTGTCGGGTGCGGTCTGCGCCGCCGCGCTCGCGCTCGTGACGAGCGCCTGGGGTATCGCCGTCGTCGTGCTGCTGATGGGCGTGGCCATGCAGGCGGTCCGGCCGTCGATCAACGCCACCATCGCCGACATGGTCCCGCAGCCCGACCTGCGCCGGGCGTACGCGCTGAACTACTGGGCCCTCAACCTCGGTTTCGCCATCGCCGCGATGGGCGGCGGCGCCGCGATCGTCCTGGGTTACCGCACTCTGTTCGTCGTCGACGCGGTCGCCACCGCCCTCTGCGCCCTGATCGTCTTCCTGCGGCTGCCGGAGACCCGGCCCGAGACGCCGCGCGACACGGCGGGCAACGCCGTCGAGGAGCAGCGGGTCAGCGTCCTGGACGTGCTGCGGGACGCCCCCTTCCGCACGCTGGTCCTGCTGAACCTGCTGGTCTGCCTGGTCTTCACCGCCCCGTGGGTCGGTCTGCCGCTCACCATGGTGGAGGAGGGCCTGCCCCCGTCCTCGTACGGCATGGTCATCGCCGTCAACGGTGTGGTGATCGTCGCCTTCCAGCTCCTGGTCAACAAGATCACCGACAAGCGCTCGCCGGTCATGCTGCTCACCGTCTCCTCGCTGCTCTTCGCGGCCGGCACGGGAGCGACCGCGCTCGCCGGGACGCCGGTGGCGTTCGCGGCGACCGTGGTGGTGTGGACGATCGGCGAGATGGTGCACGTTCCGACGAACGCCGCCGCCACCGCCCGGCTCGCCCCCGAGCACGCGCGCGGCCGCTACCAGGGTGTGATGGGCATGTCCTGGGCGGTGGCCGGTTTCGTCGCGCCGATCCTGGCGGGCTGGGTGGTGGACGGACCGGGGTCCGACGTCCTGTGGCTGGCGTGCGCGGTGATCGGCGGCGCGGCGGCGGTGGGCTACGCGACGCGGCTGCGCCGGGCACTGGCCGAGGAACCCGCGGCGGGCGGCGCGGCGGCCGGGGCCGGAGCCACGGGCGAGGCCGAGACCACTGCCTCCGTCGGCTCCTGA
- a CDS encoding DUF461 domain-containing protein yields MSRSLRRGALAATVLAFSLVTLSACAAGNDAQTLGVKPDNAAVKVGDIQVQNATLITQPEPGAAGPAVVSATLFNNGTAQQTLDTITLPGTSASVKLTAAGGSGAITVPAGGSVVLGGEGNASAVIENGSAAGANGSVQKVAFTFSKTGEVALNAFVVPATSYFTSFGPTPQAGATTATPTATATPATTATPPVEGAGSEASDDVSLDEDH; encoded by the coding sequence GTGAGCCGCAGCCTTCGACGCGGCGCCCTCGCCGCCACTGTCCTCGCGTTCTCGCTCGTCACGCTCTCCGCCTGTGCCGCGGGCAACGACGCCCAGACCCTCGGCGTCAAGCCGGACAACGCCGCCGTCAAGGTCGGCGACATCCAGGTCCAGAACGCGACGCTCATCACACAGCCGGAGCCCGGGGCCGCGGGCCCCGCCGTCGTCTCCGCGACCCTCTTCAACAACGGCACCGCGCAGCAGACCCTGGACACGATCACGCTGCCCGGCACCAGCGCCTCGGTGAAGCTCACCGCGGCCGGCGGCTCCGGCGCGATCACCGTGCCGGCCGGAGGCTCCGTCGTCCTCGGCGGCGAGGGCAACGCCTCCGCCGTGATCGAGAACGGCAGTGCGGCCGGCGCGAACGGCAGCGTGCAGAAGGTCGCCTTCACCTTCAGCAAGACCGGCGAGGTCGCGCTCAACGCGTTCGTCGTCCCGGCGACCAGCTACTTCACGAGCTTCGGCCCGACCCCGCAAGCGGGCGCCACCACCGCCACGCCGACGGCCACGGCCACCCCGGCGACCACGGCGACCCCGCCGGTCGAGGGCGCGGGCTCCGAGGCGTCCGACGACGTATCGCTGGACGAGGACCACTGA
- the mshA gene encoding D-inositol-3-phosphate glycosyltransferase, translating to MTHHVTRLGGRRSALSVPPRLKFPGSHRRPRRVAMLSVHTSPLHQPGTGDAGGMNVYIVELAKRLAAINIEVEIFTRATAGGLPPVVELAPGVLVRHVDAGPYEGLNKEDLPAQLCAFTHGVTQAWAGHRPGHYDLVHSHYWLSGQVGWLAAERWRVPLVHAMHTMAKVKNAALAQGDTPEPAARVIGEQQIVRAADRLIANTAEEADELIRHYDADPGRVAVVHPGVNLERFSVADGRAEARDRLGLPQDAFVPLFAGRIQPLKAPDVLLHAVAVLLDQDPSLRSRLVVPVVGGPSGSGLAKPEGLHKLAAGLGIADVIRFHPPVGQDKLADWFRAASVLVMPSYSESFGLVAIEAQATGTPVVAAAVGGLPVAVRDGVSGYLVAGHDPADYARALRRFVDEPGLVDRMGAAAARHAQGFGWGTAASATADVYTAAMHEYRRRVRSHHG from the coding sequence GTGACCCACCACGTGACACGGCTCGGCGGCCGCCGCTCCGCCCTGTCCGTACCGCCCCGCCTGAAATTCCCCGGCAGCCACCGCAGGCCCCGCCGGGTGGCCATGCTCAGCGTGCACACCTCTCCGCTGCACCAGCCGGGCACCGGCGACGCGGGCGGTATGAACGTCTACATCGTGGAACTCGCCAAGCGCCTCGCCGCGATCAACATCGAGGTCGAGATCTTCACCCGGGCCACTGCCGGCGGACTGCCTCCCGTCGTCGAACTCGCGCCCGGCGTCCTGGTGCGGCACGTCGACGCCGGACCGTACGAAGGCCTCAACAAGGAGGACCTGCCCGCCCAGCTGTGCGCCTTCACCCACGGCGTCACACAGGCCTGGGCCGGCCACCGGCCGGGCCACTACGACCTGGTCCACTCCCACTACTGGCTCTCCGGCCAGGTCGGCTGGCTCGCCGCCGAACGGTGGCGCGTCCCGCTCGTCCACGCCATGCACACCATGGCCAAGGTCAAGAACGCCGCTCTCGCCCAGGGCGACACCCCCGAACCGGCCGCCCGCGTCATCGGCGAGCAGCAGATCGTACGCGCCGCCGACCGGCTCATCGCCAACACCGCCGAAGAGGCCGACGAGCTCATCCGCCACTACGACGCCGACCCCGGCCGGGTCGCCGTCGTCCACCCCGGCGTCAACCTCGAACGCTTCAGCGTCGCCGACGGCCGCGCCGAGGCCCGGGACCGGCTCGGGCTGCCGCAGGACGCGTTCGTCCCCCTCTTCGCCGGCCGCATCCAGCCCCTGAAGGCCCCGGACGTCCTGCTGCACGCCGTCGCCGTGCTGCTGGACCAGGACCCCTCGCTGCGCTCCCGCCTCGTCGTCCCCGTCGTGGGCGGTCCCAGCGGAAGCGGCCTCGCCAAACCGGAAGGCCTGCACAAACTCGCCGCCGGGCTCGGCATAGCGGACGTCATCCGCTTCCACCCGCCGGTCGGCCAGGACAAGCTCGCGGACTGGTTCCGCGCCGCGTCCGTGCTGGTCATGCCCTCGTACAGCGAATCCTTCGGTCTCGTCGCCATCGAGGCCCAGGCCACCGGCACGCCCGTCGTCGCCGCGGCGGTGGGCGGACTTCCCGTCGCCGTACGGGACGGGGTCAGCGGCTACCTCGTCGCCGGGCACGACCCCGCCGACTACGCCCGCGCGCTGCGCCGCTTCGTCGACGAGCCGGGCCTGGTGGACCGTATGGGCGCCGCGGCGGCGCGGCACGCCCAGGGCTTCGGCTGGGGCACCGCGGCGTCCGCGACGGCGGACGTCTACACGGCCGCGATGCATGAGTACCGCCGTCGCGTACGCTCCCACCATGGCTGA
- a CDS encoding sensor histidine kinase, translated as MDVNAAVAAAAAISGVCTGVIAMLAFRWSEREQARPTRTSLHTDAVLPPGVDTVLSVLRSSAVVLDESDSVVKASSAAYALGLVRGGKLAVEPMLHMARDTRRDGEIRQVELDLPRRGTGRGEALAVSARVAPLGSRLVLLLVEDLTEARRIEAVRRDFVANVSHELKTPVGALSLLSEAVMDASDDPEAVERFAGRMQIEATRLTSLVQELIDLSRVQNDDQMEDAEPVRVDELVAEAIDRCRHTATSKQITMAVGGTAALYVWGNRGQLAAALGNLVENAVNYSPARTRVGIAGRRVAAPGGDLIEIAVTDQGIGIPEKDRERIFERFYRVDPARSRATGGTGLGLAIVKHVAASHGGEVTVWSSEGQGSTFTLRLPESAEKRDRRTTPADGPVDHLDGDDDRSYETFTDTPIPAPEVLP; from the coding sequence ATGGACGTGAACGCGGCCGTTGCCGCAGCAGCAGCGATCTCCGGGGTGTGCACCGGGGTGATCGCGATGCTGGCGTTCCGCTGGAGCGAGCGCGAACAGGCGCGCCCCACGCGCACCTCGCTGCACACCGACGCCGTGCTTCCGCCCGGCGTCGACACCGTGCTGTCGGTGCTGCGCTCCTCGGCCGTGGTTCTCGACGAGAGCGACAGTGTGGTCAAGGCCAGCTCCGCGGCGTACGCCCTGGGCCTGGTCCGCGGCGGGAAGCTGGCCGTCGAGCCGATGCTGCACATGGCCCGCGACACCCGTCGCGACGGTGAGATACGCCAGGTCGAGCTGGACCTGCCGCGGCGCGGTACGGGCCGGGGCGAGGCACTCGCGGTCTCCGCCCGGGTCGCCCCGCTCGGCTCCCGGCTGGTGCTGCTGCTGGTCGAGGACCTCACCGAGGCCCGCCGCATCGAAGCGGTCCGGCGCGACTTCGTAGCGAACGTCAGTCATGAACTGAAGACCCCGGTCGGTGCGCTCTCCCTGCTCTCGGAGGCCGTCATGGACGCCTCCGACGACCCCGAGGCGGTCGAACGCTTCGCGGGCCGGATGCAGATCGAGGCGACCCGGCTGACCAGCCTGGTCCAGGAGCTCATCGACCTCTCCCGGGTCCAGAACGACGACCAGATGGAGGACGCCGAGCCGGTCCGCGTCGACGAACTCGTCGCCGAGGCCATCGACCGCTGCCGGCACACCGCGACCTCCAAACAGATCACCATGGCCGTCGGGGGCACCGCCGCCCTGTATGTCTGGGGCAACCGTGGCCAGCTCGCCGCCGCCCTCGGCAACCTCGTCGAGAACGCCGTCAACTACAGCCCGGCCCGTACCCGCGTCGGCATCGCCGGCCGCCGCGTCGCCGCCCCCGGCGGGGACCTGATCGAGATCGCCGTGACCGACCAGGGCATAGGCATCCCCGAGAAGGACCGCGAGCGGATCTTCGAACGCTTCTACCGCGTCGACCCCGCCCGCTCCCGCGCCACCGGCGGAACCGGCCTCGGCCTCGCCATCGTCAAGCATGTGGCCGCCTCGCACGGCGGGGAGGTCACGGTGTGGAGCTCCGAAGGCCAGGGCTCCACCTTCACCCTGCGGCTGCCCGAGTCCGCCGAAAAGCGGGACCGCAGGACCACGCCCGCGGACGGACCCGTCGATCACCTCGACGGTGACGACGACCGTTCCTACGAGACCTTCACAGACACGCCGATCCCTGCCCCGGAGGTCCTTCCGTGA
- a CDS encoding class I SAM-dependent methyltransferase: MSASQKRPVGTVTRGTTNPNRLRRMDRWIAAVHGAALRRSHDPVAVDLGYGAAPWTAVELMERLRTFAPAVHVVGIEIDPARVAAAKPYEREGLRFAHGGFEVPLDGRRPALIRAANVLRQYDEAEVAAVWQRLCARLAPGGLLVEGTCDEIGRRHVWVALGPEGPRTVTFATRLGSLERPSDLAERLPKALIHRNVPGEPVHAFLRDFDRAWAAAAPYASLSARQRWIRTARALAVDWPLTDGVRRWRQGEITVEWAALAPRAG; encoded by the coding sequence ATGTCCGCATCCCAGAAACGCCCGGTGGGGACCGTCACCCGCGGAACCACCAACCCCAACCGGCTGCGCCGGATGGACCGCTGGATCGCCGCCGTCCACGGTGCGGCGCTGCGCCGCAGCCATGACCCGGTAGCGGTGGACCTGGGGTACGGGGCGGCGCCCTGGACGGCCGTCGAGCTGATGGAGCGGCTGCGTACGTTCGCGCCCGCGGTGCATGTCGTCGGCATCGAGATCGACCCCGCGCGGGTCGCGGCGGCCAAGCCGTACGAGCGCGAGGGGCTGCGCTTCGCGCACGGCGGCTTCGAGGTGCCGCTGGACGGCCGGCGTCCCGCGCTGATCCGGGCGGCGAATGTGCTGCGGCAGTACGACGAGGCAGAGGTCGCCGCGGTCTGGCAGCGGCTGTGCGCGCGGCTGGCGCCCGGGGGCCTGCTGGTCGAGGGGACCTGCGACGAGATCGGGCGCCGGCATGTCTGGGTCGCGCTGGGCCCGGAGGGTCCGCGGACCGTCACCTTCGCCACCCGGCTGGGCTCCCTGGAGCGGCCGTCCGATCTGGCGGAGCGGCTGCCGAAGGCACTGATCCACCGCAATGTTCCGGGCGAGCCCGTGCACGCGTTCCTGCGGGACTTCGACCGGGCGTGGGCGGCGGCCGCTCCGTACGCGTCGCTGAGCGCCCGGCAGCGGTGGATCAGGACGGCGAGGGCCCTGGCTGTGGACTGGCCGCTGACGGACGGGGTCCGGCGGTGGCGGCAGGGCGAGATCACGGTGGAGTGGGCGGCGCTGGCGCCCCGCGCGGGCTGA
- a CDS encoding aquaporin, with amino-acid sequence MSVPLSRRVVAEAVGSAALVAVVVGSGIQATELTRDVGVQLLANSLATVFGLGILIALLGPVSGAHFNPVVTLAAWATGRRTGDGPTAREVAAYIPTQVAGAVAGAALADAMFGKPLVQWSTHDRFAGHLWLGEIVATAGLILLIFGLARTGHARYAPVAVASYIGAAYWFTSSTSFANPAVTIGRAFTDTFAGIAPSSLGPFVAAQLMGAALGLGLVVAVFGRPAPAPAVPAGRQGEPELTAPTLP; translated from the coding sequence GTGAGCGTCCCGCTGAGCCGCCGGGTCGTCGCCGAGGCGGTGGGGTCCGCCGCCCTGGTCGCGGTGGTCGTCGGCTCCGGCATCCAGGCCACCGAGCTGACCAGGGACGTGGGTGTGCAGCTGCTCGCCAACTCGCTGGCCACGGTCTTCGGTCTCGGCATCCTGATCGCGCTCCTTGGACCGGTCTCCGGCGCGCACTTCAATCCCGTTGTCACCCTTGCCGCCTGGGCCACCGGCCGCCGCACCGGGGACGGACCGACCGCGCGAGAGGTCGCCGCCTACATACCGACCCAGGTCGCCGGAGCCGTCGCAGGCGCCGCCCTGGCCGACGCGATGTTCGGCAAGCCGCTCGTGCAGTGGTCCACCCACGACCGCTTCGCCGGCCACCTGTGGCTGGGCGAGATCGTCGCGACCGCCGGCCTCATCCTGCTCATCTTCGGCCTGGCCCGCACCGGTCACGCCCGCTACGCACCCGTGGCCGTGGCCTCTTACATCGGCGCCGCGTACTGGTTCACGTCGTCCACCTCGTTCGCGAACCCCGCCGTCACCATCGGCCGGGCCTTCACCGACACGTTCGCCGGAATCGCCCCCAGCTCCCTCGGCCCGTTCGTCGCGGCCCAACTGATGGGCGCCGCGCTGGGACTGGGCCTGGTCGTCGCCGTCTTCGGACGCCCGGCACCCGCACCCGCCGTCCCCGCCGGCCGCCAGGGCGAACCCGAACTCACCGCCCCCACACTCCCCTGA
- a CDS encoding phosphoglyceromutase, which translates to MADAPYKLILLRHGESEWNAKNLFTGWVDVNLTEKGEKEAVRGGELLKDAGLLPDVLHTSLQKRAIRTAQLALEAADRHWIPVHRSWRLNERHYGALQGKDKAQTLAEFGEEQFMQWRRSYDTPPPALEDGTEFSQSDDPRYASIPNELRPRTECLKDVVQRMLPYWYDSVVPDLLDGHTVLIAAHGNSLRALVKHLDRISDADITGLNIPTGIPLYYELDADFRPLTPGGTYLDPEAAAAAIEAVKNQGKKK; encoded by the coding sequence ATGGCCGACGCACCGTACAAGCTGATCCTCCTCCGCCACGGCGAGAGCGAATGGAACGCGAAGAACCTGTTCACCGGCTGGGTGGACGTCAACCTCACCGAGAAGGGCGAGAAGGAGGCAGTCCGCGGCGGTGAGCTGCTCAAGGACGCCGGCCTGCTCCCCGACGTGCTGCACACCTCCCTGCAGAAGCGCGCCATCCGCACCGCGCAGCTCGCCCTCGAGGCCGCCGACCGCCACTGGATCCCGGTCCACCGCTCCTGGCGCCTGAACGAGCGCCACTACGGTGCGCTCCAGGGCAAGGACAAGGCGCAGACCCTCGCCGAGTTCGGCGAGGAGCAGTTCATGCAGTGGCGCCGCTCGTACGACACCCCGCCGCCGGCCCTCGAGGACGGCACCGAGTTCTCGCAGAGCGACGACCCGCGCTACGCCTCCATCCCGAACGAGCTGCGTCCGCGCACCGAGTGCCTCAAGGACGTCGTCCAGCGCATGCTGCCGTACTGGTACGACTCGGTCGTCCCCGACCTGCTCGACGGCCACACCGTCCTGATCGCGGCCCACGGCAACAGCCTGCGCGCGCTGGTCAAGCACCTCGACCGCATCTCCGACGCGGACATCACGGGCCTGAACATCCCCACCGGCATCCCGCTCTACTACGAGCTCGACGCCGACTTCCGCCCCCTCACCCCGGGCGGCACCTACCTCGACCCGGAGGCCGCGGCGGCCGCCATCGAGGCCGTCAAGAACCAGGGCAAGAAGAAGTAA
- a CDS encoding response regulator transcription factor: MTRVLVVEDEESFSDALSYMLRKEGFEVAIAATGPDGLDEFERNGADLVLLDLMLPGLPGTEVCRQLRSRSNVPVIMVTAKDSEIDKVVGLEIGADDYVTKPFSSRELVARIRAVLRRRGEPEEITPAALEAGPVRMDVDRHVVTVAGAKVDLPLKEFDLLEMLLRNAGRVLTRMQLIDRVWGADYVGDTKTLDVHVKRLRAKIEPDPGAPRHLVTVRGLGYKFEP; the protein is encoded by the coding sequence GTGACCCGAGTGCTTGTCGTCGAGGATGAGGAATCCTTCAGCGACGCCCTTTCCTACATGCTTCGCAAGGAGGGCTTCGAGGTCGCGATCGCGGCCACCGGACCCGACGGACTGGACGAGTTCGAGCGCAACGGCGCCGACCTCGTACTGCTCGACCTGATGCTGCCGGGCCTGCCCGGCACGGAGGTCTGCCGGCAGCTGCGCAGCCGCTCCAACGTTCCCGTGATCATGGTGACTGCCAAGGACAGCGAGATCGACAAGGTGGTCGGCCTGGAGATAGGCGCCGACGACTACGTCACCAAGCCGTTCTCGTCACGCGAGCTGGTCGCGCGCATCCGCGCGGTGCTGCGGCGCCGAGGTGAGCCGGAGGAGATCACCCCGGCCGCCCTGGAGGCCGGCCCGGTCCGCATGGACGTGGACCGCCACGTCGTCACGGTGGCGGGCGCGAAGGTGGACCTCCCGCTGAAGGAGTTCGACCTGCTGGAGATGCTGCTCCGCAACGCGGGCCGGGTGCTGACCCGTATGCAGCTGATCGACCGGGTGTGGGGCGCGGACTACGTCGGCGACACCAAGACCCTCGACGTCCACGTCAAGCGCCTCCGGGCGAAGATCGAGCCCGACCCGGGCGCGCCGCGGCATCTGGTGACGGTGCGCGGTCTGGGTTACAAGTTCGAGCCGTAG
- the phoU gene encoding phosphate signaling complex protein PhoU, which translates to MRDAYHEELDSIGEGLVEMARLVGSAIGRATTAMLDADLKLAETVIAADQKVDDLQHDLEARAIALLARQQPVATDLRIVVTSLRMSADLERSGDLAQHVAKLARLRFPNSAVPRDLHATILEMGQLAQRLMAKAAEVIITKDVDLALQLETDDDEMDLLHRTLFQHLIDDRWKHGIETAVDVTLLGRYYERFADHAVSVAKRVVYLVTGEHADELQAPVNPDEA; encoded by the coding sequence ATGCGTGACGCGTACCACGAGGAACTGGACTCCATAGGCGAAGGCCTGGTCGAGATGGCCCGGCTCGTCGGGTCGGCGATCGGGCGCGCCACCACGGCCATGCTCGACGCGGATCTGAAGCTCGCCGAGACCGTGATCGCCGCCGACCAGAAGGTCGACGATCTGCAGCACGACCTCGAGGCCCGGGCGATAGCCCTGCTGGCCCGCCAGCAGCCGGTCGCCACCGATCTGCGGATCGTGGTCACCTCGCTGCGGATGAGCGCCGACCTGGAGCGCTCCGGCGACCTCGCCCAGCACGTGGCCAAGCTGGCCCGCCTCCGCTTCCCGAACTCCGCGGTGCCCCGCGATCTGCACGCCACCATCCTGGAGATGGGCCAGCTGGCACAGCGCCTGATGGCCAAGGCCGCCGAGGTCATCATCACCAAGGACGTCGACCTGGCGCTCCAGCTGGAGACCGACGACGACGAGATGGACCTGCTGCACCGCACGCTGTTCCAGCACCTGATCGACGACCGCTGGAAGCACGGCATCGAGACGGCCGTCGACGTGACGCTGCTGGGCCGCTACTACGAGCGTTTCGCCGACCACGCGGTCTCCGTGGCGAAGCGCGTCGTCTACCTGGTGACCGGCGAGCACGCGGACGAGCTCCAGGCTCCGGTGAACCCCGACGAGGCATAA
- a CDS encoding ArsI/CadI family heavy metal resistance metalloenzyme, translating to MSRAQLALRVSDLEASITFYSKLFGTEPAKRREGYANFAITEPPLKLVLIEGGPGEATRLDHLGVEVESTDQVSAATTRLKDVGLATFEENDTSCCYTLQDKVWVHGPGKEPWEVYVVKADADTLGKSADPAAIGDGCCTSQAAEEIPGKTQGKKK from the coding sequence ATGTCCCGCGCTCAGCTCGCCCTGCGCGTCAGCGACCTCGAAGCGTCGATCACCTTCTACTCGAAGCTGTTCGGCACCGAACCCGCCAAGCGGCGCGAGGGATACGCCAACTTCGCCATCACCGAGCCCCCGCTCAAGCTCGTCCTGATCGAGGGCGGGCCCGGCGAGGCGACCCGGCTCGACCACCTTGGCGTCGAGGTCGAATCCACCGACCAGGTCAGCGCCGCCACCACCCGGCTCAAGGACGTCGGCCTCGCCACCTTCGAGGAGAACGACACCTCCTGCTGCTACACCCTCCAGGACAAGGTGTGGGTGCACGGCCCCGGCAAGGAACCATGGGAGGTCTACGTGGTCAAGGCCGACGCCGACACCCTCGGCAAGAGCGCCGACCCCGCCGCGATAGGCGACGGCTGCTGCACCAGCCAGGCCGCCGAGGAGATTCCCGGCAAGACCCAGGGCAAGAAGAAGTAA
- a CDS encoding arsenate reductase ArsC: MNTPAEQPSVLFVCVHNAGRSQMAAAFLTHLAGDRAQVRSAGSAPAATVNPAVVEAMAEIGIDVSAEVPKVLTVEAVQASDVVITMGCGDTCPVFPGKRYLDWELQDPAGQGVDAVRPIRDEIEKRIRGLIDEIAPTAGA; the protein is encoded by the coding sequence ATGAACACCCCTGCCGAACAGCCGTCCGTGCTCTTCGTCTGTGTCCACAACGCCGGGCGCTCCCAGATGGCCGCCGCGTTCCTCACCCACCTCGCGGGCGACCGCGCCCAGGTGCGCTCCGCCGGATCGGCGCCCGCCGCGACGGTCAACCCGGCCGTCGTCGAAGCCATGGCAGAGATCGGCATCGACGTCTCGGCCGAGGTCCCCAAGGTGCTCACCGTCGAAGCCGTGCAAGCCTCCGACGTCGTCATCACGATGGGCTGCGGCGACACCTGCCCCGTCTTCCCCGGAAAGCGGTACCTCGACTGGGAGCTCCAGGACCCGGCCGGGCAGGGCGTCGACGCCGTACGGCCCATCCGCGACGAGATTGAAAAGCGTATCCGCGGCCTGATCGACGAGATCGCCCCGACGGCCGGAGCATGA
- a CDS encoding YbjN domain-containing protein yields MADDVRQVIERTLDDAELEWESPEPGSYVVKLPGTRKLTTTCSLLVGRHSLSVNAFVIRHPDENEAGVHRWLLERNLKLYGVSYAVDPLGDIYLVGKLPLSVVTPQELDRILGSVLEAADGSFNTLLELGFAGAIRKEYEWRVARGESTRNLEAFTRLTGGTPG; encoded by the coding sequence ATGGCTGATGACGTACGGCAGGTGATCGAGCGGACACTCGATGACGCCGAGCTCGAGTGGGAATCCCCCGAGCCCGGCTCGTACGTCGTCAAGCTGCCCGGCACCCGGAAGCTCACCACGACCTGCTCACTGCTCGTCGGCCGGCACTCGCTGTCCGTCAACGCCTTCGTGATCCGCCACCCCGACGAGAACGAGGCGGGCGTCCACCGCTGGCTGCTCGAGCGCAACCTGAAGCTGTACGGCGTGAGCTACGCCGTCGACCCGCTCGGCGACATCTATCTCGTCGGCAAGCTCCCGCTGTCCGTGGTGACGCCGCAGGAGCTGGACCGGATCCTGGGCAGCGTGCTGGAGGCCGCGGACGGCAGCTTCAACACGCTGCTGGAACTGGGCTTCGCCGGCGCGATCCGCAAGGAGTACGAGTGGCGCGTCGCACGCGGCGAGTCCACGCGCAACCTGGAGGCGTTCACCCGCCTGACCGGCGGCACGCCGGGCTGA
- a CDS encoding metalloregulator ArsR/SmtB family transcription factor: protein MSKQELVVLGQSDENGACCPGLVAAPLDDDQAAELAKLFKALGDPVRLRLLSMIASRAGGEVCVCDLTPAFDLSQPTISHHLKLLRQAGLIDCERRGTWVYYWALPATLDRLAAFLKTSQAAEATA from the coding sequence ATGTCGAAGCAAGAGCTTGTGGTTCTCGGGCAGAGCGACGAGAACGGTGCGTGCTGCCCCGGCCTGGTGGCCGCGCCGCTGGACGATGACCAGGCGGCCGAGCTGGCGAAGCTGTTCAAGGCGCTGGGTGACCCGGTACGCCTGCGGCTGCTGTCGATGATCGCGTCGCGGGCGGGCGGTGAGGTCTGCGTCTGTGACCTGACTCCGGCCTTCGACCTCTCCCAGCCGACCATCTCGCACCACCTCAAGCTGCTGCGGCAGGCCGGTTTGATCGACTGCGAGCGACGGGGCACCTGGGTCTACTACTGGGCACTGCCCGCCACCCTCGACCGGCTCGCCGCCTTCCTGAAGACCTCGCAGGCCGCCGAGGCGACCGCGTGA